The following DNA comes from Denticeps clupeoides chromosome 14, fDenClu1.1, whole genome shotgun sequence.
GGAGTTGGACACCTTGGAGGGCAAAGATACTTCAGAACCAGCTCAACAGATAATTGATTTACTTATGGGCATATGGGACACTTACTTCAGATCTTGTGAGTTGGCTGTGGACGCCACACCTCGCATGCCTTTATCTGCTAACTGACAGCTGGaaagactttaaaaaaagaacaatacatgACGGTCAAGAACATTTTTTCGTAAACCTTCATTTTTGTCTAAGACTGTAATAATCGCTTACGTGATTAGCTCCTTTTTGCCATCCTTGCATggggtgtatttgtgttttggaCTTGGGATTGTCACCTCCCCTTGGTACTGCTGATTTTCCAGGAGGTCATGGAAATTGTCCAGGTCATCATGCTTCAGAGAAAATAGGATTGTTAATGACAAAAGGTGAGATTGATGGTGACATCTATACAGTAGGGGACCCTGATCGGCCATCCTTTCTACAGAAAGAGCAATATATCAGATACAGAAATATATCTACAATGCATGCACATAAACCAGGAGGAAAGAAAGCTTTTATTGAAATGACTTCTGTTCATTTGAACATGTATGCTTTTATATGATTTATAAGATATTTAAAAACGAATcccaacatttatatttaaatgcatgctCTCGTCAGATTTCATAAATCACACTGTGGATACATAAATTGGGCAGGTAGCACAGATTAGGCAGACACATGTGTGACATGAATGTCTTACATGTCCTTTTCTTTAGAGAAATCATGATGCTGCCCCCCCTGTGTTCATACTCTTGGTGCATAACGGGAGCTACATGAAGGAGCAAGTTCCATTAAAAGCCACCAGAGGTCCCTGTAGTCTtccctttctgtttttcttagCTTAGACAGGCCAAAATCTCCTTGGACTAAAAAAATGGGAATCTGTGTGCAATTGTGAAACATCTTTCTGAAAAGTTTGTCACCTCTTTGTCTCTGTCATCGACGTGTTTGATTTTGCTGTAGCTCAGTGGCAGGTCCCAACAGTCCGCCTCCTCCATCTGGTAGCATCGTCCGTTCAGCATGGCCTGCCGCTGCGGGGACATGGGCTGGAGGGGCGTCAGAACCGTGCCCTCTCCGCTGCCGGCCTGCCCGTCCCCGCCAACGTCCACACCTCCAGCCTCATCGATGTTCTCCTCTGGGCCCTGGAGGTTGAGAGAGCAGAACAATGAATTTTTGAAGCATGAAAGACGTGGACTTCCAAACGTACAAATCCAGCTCTGCTCTGCAGTGGTCTGAGACAGGTGCGGCTGCACATGCGCCCGTCTCTCCTGCTGTgtcccccacccacccatcctCCGACAGCCAGTCCAGTTTCTTCACGAGGGGAGATGGTCGTGGCAGCACGGGTACCTGCAAGAGGAGCTCCGGCGGCCTGGTGGCGGCCGGCAGGCTGTGTGGGAGTTCGCGGCAGCGCGTGGACAGGTTGAGGATGGCGGTGGCAGCCATGTGCGCAGCCTCCATGTCGTGCGTGTAGTCAAAGCTGCTCTTGCTGCATGtgctgctggcgctgctgccgCCCCCTCCACCCGCTCCTTGactgctgccactgctgctggggGCATAGCTGCTGGAGGTGCTGCTGGCCGGGCTGGACGTCTTACAATAACGCTTGGCTGTGAAATTAGAAAGATGATTATTCTAATTTCATTAGATTTCAGAAAAACTGCTGATGTCTAGAGATGTGCTTAGTCTATAACTAATGAAGTCCTACAAGCAGAAGTCTACACATGGAGAACAATATGTATTGCTGTGCGAGAAGTATGTATGCGTTTGCCTGGGCAAGACATGGTCAGTGTTAAGCTGGAGCGatattcatattcatcttcACACATGCTGATTGGTGATTGCCAATCAACCACCGATCTGCCTCAGATATTTTTAGCCAGCAGTCTCATTATCAGGATTCAAAACTACATGCTACATACAGCCTGCCATAGTGCAAAAATGGTTCAGGACTGGTTCGATTGGTATTGGATTGACCTCCAAAATCCCCAGATCTGATCGAGCATCTGTGGAATGTTCTGGAATAACATGAGGTGGACCTACACTATGTAACTGTCATTTAAATACTACCATAGTAGTatggtagtagtggtagtagcctagtgggtagcacactcgcctgtgaaccggaagacccaggttcgaattctgctaactaccattgtgtccctgagcaagacacttaaccctgagtgtctccgggggggactgtccctgtaactactgattgtataagGGTGTCaggtaaaggctgtaaatgtaaatgtgtaagcAGTGAATAAAGAGGCACCAATAGCCGAAAGTAACGGAAGATGGTTTGACAGTGAAAACATTTACGTGGTGATAATGTGGAAACCTTCACAGTTAGCGTGGTTCAGACTTGATCATGCTGCGTTTCAACGTTTTCCATGTTGAACTATGCATCTGACACAGATCGGTTAAGGCAGAAGGTTGCTGgattgaatcctgatctgccaaggtgccactgaggtgccactgagcaaagtagcgtccccacacactgctccccgggcgcctgtcactcagggtgatgggttaaatgcagaggacaaatttcactgtgtgctgtgctgctgtgtatcacgtgtgacaatcacttcactttcactttcaataggTTCTCTGTGAGATGGTTTGTGCTGACGTTGGCATAGGCCCTGGTACACAACCAACGAGCATCAGGTCAACAGGACAGGCAGAGTTGGGGCAGTTCAGGATCTCTTTGCTACAGTTACAGCAGAATTTGAAAGTTTGTAAAAACCTTTAGAAAACTCCATATTATGGACCTTTAGTTATTCAGAAATCTGGAACGTTCATGACTGTCTCCTCTCCAGCTGGTCACTGTAGAAATTTGACTCATACAAACAACCAGATACAGATACAGACTCAGAGGCTTTGTTATGTAGGTGGGTGAGAGCAGCGAGGATGTGTGGGAACCAGCAGAACATGACTGATCACATTCAGATACCTTCATGGCCCTTAGGCGACATGTCCCGTCCATGCGTTTTATGGAGTGGACCTCTCTTCCCAAACACATGGTCCTGTGCATCATAGGTGGAACTATACTCAAAGCTGGTTTTGGAATACTTCTCCAGCTCCTTGGCCAGGTTTGAGCGGGGCGTGCTGGTTGGGACGTTATTCTTATAACCATACTGTGGGATCTCCAGCTGCTTTACAAAGCACATTGGCCTGAAGAACAGAAACACATGAAATTCCAATTGGTTGTCACTGTCTAAGGCCACAgacagaggttaaaaaaatgctCTATTACAATTCTTTAATAAAGGGTCTGATAATCTGACTGAATATTTGTGGGATGATTATAACAGAGTTTGTGATGGTGCCGTGAACAAGAGGTATTACAAGCAAAATAAAAttgatgttttatttgatttgatgttAACGTAGTTCTTACATAGTTGTGCCTTGGCACCCAAGCCCTCCACTCCAATCTCCTGCCAACTGTCTGGTTAAAATCAAAACTCGATGTCTTGCAATCTTCAAAACCTTAGAAGCTCCTTAGCCtcagctggggcagtggtggcctagtgggagaaactgacccgtaatcggaaggttgctggttcaaatcccaaactgccaaagtgccactgagcaaagtaccatttcacaatgacaatcacaagtGATAGTTTCTCATAAGCATGAAAGGATGCTGTCATTCCATTCACCAAGTCTGCTTTCTTCCACCTCAGGACCATATCCAGACTTCAACCATCACTCTCTGAGCCTACAGACGAAGCTCTCTTCCATGCATATATCACCTCTATTGGTCGGTTATATATTGTTTGCATGATCTATTTGATGGTCTTTTGGTCACCAAAACTCACCCCTTCCTTTATCCATGTGACCTATAAAATCCTCCTCCTAACTTATCTATACCTCCACAGCCTAGCTCCTCAGTATTCATAGGACTATACAAATAAAGGTCCACCAGACTGCATTCCTTTGGTCATAGAGCCTTCAGTTCTGCTGCTCTCTGGAGATCACTCCCTTCTGGACAATAGCCACCTGAaaagccatttattttttaaggccTTCAAGCCTGAGCTGATTCATATAAAGTGACCTTTGGTTCCCtccaaaaaaactgaaaagttatttttattataattattattattattaacatagtTCTAACAAAGTTCATGTGATGGTTAATTAAGAAAGCCCCTCACCTTCTCAGATCTTTTATCTGGGGTTTAAGGTCAtggtttatatgtaaatgtagtttagcACAGAGGTAAAGACATAAGACAATAATACAAGACATACCTCAGCACGCGGTCTGAAGCCTGGTTGGACTTTGGCCCATCACATGGGTTGTACTTCTCATGCACCTTGGCCACCTTCTCTGCTGCAGCAATTGGGCACCCAGAAAGGCTGAAAAGACAAAATTAAACTGTGGCATGAGAATGAGGCTGTAAGTGTCATGCTTTAACTCACCCGTCCCcattctctctcgctctctttctcgctctctctcattcACATGGAGACCTCATTGTCCAATTGATCAATTTCAGTGGAGAGGGTTTCATACTGAATTCACCAAATAGGAATGTGGTCCAATATTGGCCTTATCTTGTCTTAGGTTGAAGCTTAAAAGTGccactttttacatttcaaactaCTATAAAAATATGATTTGCCTCATTTGACTGAATAATGACTTAAGCCCTTCAAAATTCAAATCTGTTGTTTAATGTTTATAGGAGACATGGCACATGGGCGTGTCTGTAGACTAGTCTGCTAATTACAATTCTTTAATGAAGGGACTGATAATCTGTCTGAATTTTTGTGGGATGATTATAACAGAGGGCGCATTTGTGATGGTGCTGATGGTGCTGTGAACAAGAGGTATTACAAGCAAAGAAAATGGAAGGAATGagtggagaaagggaggagatggatgctgtcttcatttaatatttctactgttttaaaacacatacacacacacacacacacagaaagaaaggaaatgcttcaaaatgtttcaattagaaaacacacatgaataaagtttcacataaatgtaattgtaagtTTAATTACCACATTTGCTTGAAGTAAGATGTGGTTAGATGTAATCAGttctttcctgtttcctgtttcataCTTTCATATGACATTAGTGAATATCTCCTGTCTGCTACATCTGTTAAAATGCTACAAAAATATGGCCATGTGggtgcatttttctttcttgtacAATTTGTACAAATTGCATCATTTAAGTGAGGTGCTGAGATCCTAAATGCTTTTACTCCTGTTATGAGTAAAAAGAACGATTTGTACATTTCATGCCTAAATTAATACATATCATTCAACAGGTTTCTATGTGTCTGTACCAGAGAAGAAAAAGTTGCTGCAgaccaacatttatttcacacatgatgttgtaaatgtctACATGTGAAGAGGATCTCAATCTCTCCTCGTCTTTCTAGTGGGAAGCTTGAAGTCcttaatattcaatattcagaatctttggctggtatgctaaaggtttttttctctttgaagTTTCTGAATTTATGGTCTTTCAGTACCATGATCAACCCATTCATCTTCATccagtgtgtttttatgtttttatgtgatATAATAAGAAGCATATGTGAATTGTAATGATCCTAATAATGAGTTAAAAGTCACACGATAACTTCAACATGATCATTCAAAAGttgttataaaatattattttaacatgttgGCTGAGGAGAGTTCAGTCAGGTCAGAACTTACAGCATCCACTCTCATTGCAAACTTTAACACTGTGATCCTCCCCCTGCTTTTCATGTTACGATTTTAGAGATTATGGACTCACCTGCGATGGGAGTTCCTGTTGCTATTAACATGACCACGTCCAGAGCACCCTGGGGTGGGGCACTTTAGAACGTTCTCATGCATGGCAAGAACTTAGAACAGAGCCAAAGGAGAGTAAAGTGGTTAGGAACATTGAGAATCTTGAGTCAGTTTTGTTATAAGGCCATTAGAAGCTGTGGCAAGGCCATGCATTTGGGGAGCCAAGCAAGAGAAACACACCATCAGCATGCATTTCACCAGCATTTCATCAGCCAACATATACAAACAATGGTGTAACAGTTCATTACTTTCATACATTTTGCAGTTATTGCAGTCTTTAATAATAACTTTTGGAAACCTCAAGAGGTGGatataatgtattaaataattatttttaattactttgattttaaaatatgttttatcatTGTAAATGGTTGTTTATATTAGACTAGTCTGTGcatatttattgcaataaattatttttattgcaataaattattttataattattttaaaaattgttttgatatgaaaatatttttctatAATTGTAAATACATGATATGAGGCTAAGATCATCCATACCAGACTAGTCTGTGCATATTTATTGCAACAAAAAATTTTATCCTAGAAATGGcctttaaaaattatttttaaatttattttaagaacTATCCAAGTGATCTACCATTGTACCGTGTTTGGTTCATAACAAAAGTACATAaggggaggtagtagcctagtgggtaacacactcgcctatgaaccagaagacccgggttcaaatcccacttactaccattgtgtccctgagcaagacactcaaccctaagttgctccagggggggactgtccctgtacctactgattgtaagtcgctctggataagggcgtctgataaatgctgtaaatgtaaatgtacataacttcacatgtgttcattcatagttttgatgccttcaatgagaatctaccaacgtaaatggtcatgaaaataaagaaaacacattgaaagaggtgtgtccaaacttttggcctgtactgtataacataatatattttatcagatgtccttatctaGAGCTGCTTATGGTCACGacctacagggacagtcttccggAAGCAAGTGTCTTATTCAGGTACACAATAATAGAAAGTAGTGTTTAAACATGTGAGTTTGTGGCCGCCTGTGActgtgtgttatccactaggctaccaacTTACTACTCAACCTACTATTCTCATTGTCAATGACATCAGACTGAACTATTTAGTTGTGGGAGAAAggtttttgaaaagttttttatttttctaaaaatgtattttatggttTAAGTCGGCATAATCACAGAAATActgtcttcattttttattggaCATCACTATTCTGAGCACATGAATGgtcaaatttttatttactaGTGGcaaactaaatttttttttcgttttttatCGTTTTATGAAGTAGAAACATGGCAAAGGCAAGACAGCAACAGATGCAAAgacaataattttatatatcttAAATAACATGCTCAAACACTTAAATCGGATAAATTAGCATTAGCCATTAACCACCAAGTAAATTTCACACCCTGATTTGTCCTGTTGTAGACTTATATGACTTATGACAATATGGCTCATGGTTACTCAAGCTGGTTCCACAAGAAGAAGACGTGAGGTGCAATGATTCAAGCAGGAGGAAAGTAAAAAGACAGGAACACCCATGGCTGCAGTCACACATGCTGAATACATGATGATTTCAGTGAAGGATGTCAAagaatttttgttcttttttacttttttctggCTTTGCTTTGATCACTTGCAGAATGGACAACTTACTCTCTGGGGGAACTCTGTCCTTGTGAGGACACCCAGACAAACTGCGGTGATGTGGGTACAGGCCAGTAACATGTCCAGTTCCGTCACAGCCTGGAGTGGGGCACTTACTTTCCCTTTTCTCCCCTCTTGATGAATCTAAAATGGCAAAAGAGAAAGATTGTGaggtaatatatttaataacacATTTAGTAAGGTGTTTAGCGTATTGTATAGCGTATAGGGTGGTAGGGTATagggtagtgggtaacacactcgcctttgaaccagaagacccaggttcaaatcccacttactaccattgtgtccctgagcaagacacttaaccctcagttgctccgggggggggactgtccctgtaactgtaagttgctctgcataagggcatctgataaatgccgtaaatgtaaatgtaaatgtaaatgtataggtGTATTGTGATCGGTTTTAGTAAATTAGTTATTTTGGTAAAGTTGGACGCAAAGTGGATGTAGGACGCATCAACAGGCAATCTCAGGTAGATCTAGCTTTGAGGTGGGCTACAAGCAGTCAGTAAAATATTAAGCTGCACATTAGAAAAGGTCTGTGGGTCAGTCACTCTTATCCCTGTATGGGCTGAAATAGCAGACCAAGTGGGAGCAGTTTAAAAAACACACTATATAAGACTCCATGAAGGGTGATGACTGGTTAATAAAAAGGAAAGACTTGCAAGACATAAAAATAGCTTGCTAAACATTCCAGCATAACTCAACATCTGTCCTTAGACAGTTCATTTCTATGCattatgaaagtgaattgaaattgaagtgattgtcattgtgaaacactgcaacacagcacacggtgacacaatgaaatttgtccactgcataaaacccatcccctgagggagcagtgggcagccatgacaggcgcccagggagcagtgtgtggggacctcagtggcaccttggcggatcgggattcaaaccggcaaccttctgattacagggccgcttctttaaccgctaggccaccaccacccctatGGGTgcagcaaatgtaaaaaaataattagataAATGTTGTGATGAATTAAATGTGAAATAGTAGTAGGTTGATGACATGTAGGGCTGGTGCATCTTGGCAAGAAATCTCTGGTGTCTTTAAACATGCATGATGAACATAATACACTGGAACAATAAATTATAAAtcctttcattattattaccagcattattaatatttcccACTTTTGCAAGTGTTTAAAATGCGtagaaataaaactaaataaataaataacttaaaaatgtaattagtgAAAATGCAATATAAAAGAATGCTAAATAATTGTGGAATATATTTGATATGAAATAGATGGAATTAGTAGAAATagaggaaatttacatttaaacagaaTAATGCATGCTGTATATAGAGTGTGTTTATAAAGTGCACTGGGACAACGTTCCATTGTGAATTTGCACGTTTTGTTATTCTTTgcactgcatttaaaaatgaattggtgACTGGTTTATTGACTGGTTCGTTTATTAATTGATTATCTGAATGATCAGTAtgagtaactactgattgtaaggcgctctggataagggagtctgatgtctgctgtaaatgtaaatgaattgctgGACCGATGCTACAGTGTCAGTTAAGGTGTGCTGCATGGCTGGTGTGGATCTAGGCCACGGACAGCATCCCACCAATGCGATTTCCCATCCTAACGAGCGATGAAAAACTCCATTACTCATGCTTGACAGGTCCAGTCTGTGATATTGCCTTGCTGGCCTATTTTAACAGCACATGCTGCTGCGGCTACTGGATTTGTGAGGCAAACAGAGCTGACTAAGACCGGCAGGCAGTACAGGACGTTGATATCAGTCACGGGCCGGCTGATCACCACCTAATGCTCATGCCAACTATCTTAGAGGGCTTATAAAGACGAATGGCCTGCAGATCCAGCTGCGTCAATGCAAAACGAGTTGAACAGCATGCCAACCAGAACCCAGTTCTATCCCTTCCTTCAGAGAGACGTCCAAGTTCGCAAAGCTCTAGACTCAGGATTCACAACTGGAAGAGTGCAACCAATGATGCAGAATAACATGCGGACATGGAAGGAACTAACACTAAATTGTAGATGGAACTGAGCATAAAAACTATGTTTCTGAAATTAAACCTTTATTACATTCTTTATGGATCCAAAAGCAATACAAAATtagtgattgaaagtgattttttacGTTGTATGAAATGCTTAAAATATGTTTATGCAATAAGAGAGCACATtaaatgtttggacaccttaGATGTAAGACCTTCATTTTCTTGGTTTCAATTGGCTTTGTTACCTTTAGAATAGTAGCCCCTCTTGACCCCTTCAAGGTGCAGTCTCCCTTTGCGCTCGTCTGTTGCACCACTGTGCCTGGAGCTGTGCTCCCCCAAGGTTcttggaggaggaggatggcggTGAAGGTAGTGACCTTCCCTACGAGACACTGACCCCCGCTCTGAAGCCATCACCTTGGCCCGCTCTGACTCCAAAGCAATGGCTTTCTCCAGCAGGGACAAGTTTCCCTTGGTCATGTCGAAGGCTTCATCTGAGTGGTCCGAGCCCACTGAAGTAGTGTCCTCATCAGGGTCCAGGCTGGGGTAGCAGCTTCCGTCATCATCTCCCCTGGATGTAGGGCTGAGTTGCTCTTCAAGCTTCATCAGATTGGCCATGTCTGAGAAGCTCTGCTCCAGAGGTCTCTGTGAGTCGTGGTTGGTCAGGCCCTGTGGGCTGCTGTTGTAACAGCCTCTGTGGAAAGTGAGATGCTTGCGGTCGGCTGGATGGtgctgaagctgctggaggGCATGATAGTGGGGCAGGACTGGACCATGTCCATCAGCAGCTGTCGGCTGGGTCTCACTGAGCTTGCGTGCCAGGTCAAAGCACTGGTTCCTCAGGCACTCCAGGCCACTCAGACACACCTCATCCTCACTCGGATTCGATCTCCGAGCCACCAGCTGTCCACCTAGAGCACTCTCAGCTGCGGTGGCAACTGGGTAGCCCTCATCAGACAAAATGGCACCATGGCCCTGGGCCAGCAGCTTGAGAGAATCGACTGTCTCCCGGACCACGTCGCTGTCCAAGTCAACGCTTAACGAGCCACCATTGCGACTTCCAGTTCTCTCAAAGTCACCATCATCCTCATTGTCATCGTCCTCACATGCACTGTTGGACGAGCTGCTGTTCAGTTCGGACTCTGTCATGGCCTGGTACGCTGCATCTTCTGCTATCTTGCCCAGGTTGAGTAGCGACTTGGCCACCAGCTCGTCGTAATTCTCATATTCCTCACTGTGGCCGCCATTGTTGTTCGTGCTTCCACTGGTGTTGTTGTTGCAGTCCTTCCCGGGTGGATCGTACGGTACTGattgtctgctgctgctggagtaaCTGTTTTCTGGTCAGTGATAAAAATAGGGAGAGAACACATCATGCAAGATCAGCACAACAGTCATATTCTGGCATGCAATTAGTTCCTTTATTCTAGAGCTGTAAACCTTGGCCAGAGCTAAGGGTCCGGCCGCTCGGCTCGAGTCACGTCAGGTTGGaaatttgtttctgtgattggtaaaagtgtttcacgtcTTGTGAAATTGtttcatgaaatgttaatttgatttgccgAGTTTTAATTATCTCGAGAGAgatctgaaaatggatgctgaggaacTGAAACAGAGGCTAGCCGCTGCCGATTATGCTTTAAACCCTCACATGGAGGCTTCTTCCTACACACTACTTAATTAGAATCAGGTCCTCATTAACTTAACAAGGCCCAGAATTGGGGGCATTCAGATCATTTCTTGATCACCTTGCAAGTGATTCTGACGGCGATGACAGACTTCCTCCTCGTgatcttcttcatcctcttcctcctcctccccttcctcaGCCTCATCCTCCATTGGTTCGTCTCCGTCATCCTGTTCCAACTCAGCACcctcttccatttcctcttcctccacctcaccttgctcctcctcttcctctgagtACTCCTCGTCTTCTACTTCTCCTGTCATGTCATCTTCCTCGTGGCCCTCCTCCTCATCGTCTTTGTCCATCCGGTCCTCTGTGTAGTCCTCACAGGAGAGTGGGTATTCGTCCATGTGGTTTAAAAATGGCCGGCGTTTGGAAGCTGGCTCAGGGGTTTGCTTGTCCTGGCTTTTCCTTCTTTTTGCCAAAGGGCAGCCATAGACActaaaaagaggaaaagaggaaaTCACAGACAAATGTCATTCATGTCTTCATGTCTAGACatagtgaaataaaatacaataaaacatcaaaaacaTATGAAAACTCCTCTACAAGCTATTTTTCATGCAATGACACTGGAGTAATGTTGCTTATCAACTCTCAAACAGTTCCCTTTATGTTAGGAATCTTACTTAACATGGCTGTGCCATTGTCCTTTAGTGTCCTGTGTGATGGACAGCACAGTGTTCTGGGTAGAAGGGTGTAGAACACACCCTTTGGGCAGAACTACCTCTTTCTATTGCCTCTTGAAAATCTGAGGTATATTGCAGGACAACACTAGCAGCTGCTGGCTGCCTAGTATACTCATTTCATGACGAACTTCTGGAACAATCTACACTTAATGATGGCGAAATATCCATATACGTTTCTGCCCgaactcatttcttttttttttcaaatgacttAAGAGCATGCTTTCTGCTTCCCTAATCCAGTCGCATAGCTGATACAAACGTGGAGCTCATAGTCACAGATCATAAGAGCCTGCCCACAGCCCCAGATGCTTCCAGCTGCTCCTCTGAACACTTTTAAGTCTGTTTTTTGCAGATCCAGTGTTTGAACAGTCTGTACATGTGTGATTGAGGAAGCAGAGTTACAGACTTCAAGATGCTTACATTAAATTCAGTGTGTTATAAACTGGGGTGCAATGTGAGTATTTGTGTGAGTaagcttgcgtgtgtgtgtgtgtgtgtgtgtgttgggcttgTAGAAAGTGTTAACATGTAGGAGCAGGAGCGAGAAAGAGCAAGCTTTTGTTGGTGATGGCCCAGGAGGTTtgatgtgtcagtgtgtgtgtgtgtgtgtgtgtgtgtatgcaccaGTGAAAAAAGCTCCCGAATGTCCCTCCAGAAGACCACGCCAATTAAAACTGCACAGGTAATTAAGACAGGTTGGAGCGAGGCAGTGGTGCAGTTGGGTTCTTAGTGGGACTGCACTGTAATTAAAGCCCTGAGTTAGACAGCTCAGACCAGAAGAGCGGGAATAATGACTCACTTCACAGAAATCCACTCAGTGAAGCCGGTCAGAGGAACAGAAGAAGCCGCTCCAGCAGCCATCACAGTTCATGCCATGGTTGTACCTGGTATGCTCTACATACCAAGCccattaaagtttaaagttgATTGATGTTTCTTATTggttttttaatcattttaaaaactgaTCATACCACTTTGTCAGTGGACACTGTCTGCCACTTCTGTTATTTAACAGATGCAGTACCTCAAATCAATGAATTAGTTAGTGTGCCTATATTATTGTGTCTAGAGATGGATTTGTACATTAATATATATTCTATCTTAATTCAGATGAGTTGTGCACTGCAGCAGTGAGGCACATATGCATTACAATTAGtagacatttttaaatagatgTGCAATGTTACACTGTCTAATTAATTCACATGGCCTTCTTCTCAGGGGTGGATTGGAGGAAGTGGTGTCCCATTAACAAGAGCATGcacaaaaatgtgaatattcaGATGACAAttttaatacaatataaaaagaaaacgTCTGCTAGTTTTGGTTAAACTCACAATGCATTTTTATGGAGAAGTTGCTGTGATTTGACAAAATTGCAGAATTTGTCTTAATTGATTGCAATATCTTGAACTGATAATGTGACAGTGCATAAGCCCATGAAACTCAGTTAGggttcatgctttttttatgctgtttaaaat
Coding sequences within:
- the myt1la gene encoding myelin transcription factor 1-like, a isoform X2 translates to MDVDGNEKRHRTRSKGIRVPVEPTVQDLFSCPTPGCDGSGHVSGKYARHRSVYGCPLAKRRKSQDKQTPEPASKRRPFLNHMDEYPLSCEDYTEDRMDKDDEEEGHEEDDMTGEVEDEEYSEEEEEQGEVEEEEMEEGAELEQDDGDEPMEDEAEEGEEEEEDEEDHEEEVCHRRQNHLQENSYSSSSRQSVPYDPPGKDCNNNTSGSTNNNGGHSEEYENYDELVAKSLLNLGKIAEDAAYQAMTESELNSSSSNSACEDDDNEDDGDFERTGSRNGGSLSVDLDSDVVRETVDSLKLLAQGHGAILSDEGYPVATAAESALGGQLVARRSNPSEDEVCLSGLECLRNQCFDLARKLSETQPTAADGHGPVLPHYHALQQLQHHPADRKHLTFHRGCYNSSPQGLTNHDSQRPLEQSFSDMANLMKLEEQLSPTSRGDDDGSCYPSLDPDEDTTSVGSDHSDEAFDMTKGNLSLLEKAIALESERAKVMASERGSVSRREGHYLHRHPPPPRTLGEHSSRHSGATDERKGRLHLEGVKRGYYSKDSSRGEKRESKCPTPGCDGTGHVTGLYPHHRSLSGCPHKDRVPPEILAMHENVLKCPTPGCSGRGHVNSNRNSHRSLSGCPIAAAEKVAKVHEKYNPCDGPKSNQASDRVLRPMCFVKQLEIPQYGYKNNVPTSTPRSNLAKELEKYSKTSFEYSSTYDAQDHVFGKRGPLHKTHGRDMSPKGHEAKRYCKTSSPASSTSSSYAPSSSGSSQGAGGGGGSSASSTCSKSSFDYTHDMEAAHMAATAILNLSTRCRELPHSLPAATRPPELLLQGPEENIDEAGGVDVGGDGQAGSGEGTVLTPLQPMSPQRQAMLNGRCYQMEEADCWDLPLSYSKIKHVDDRDKEHDDLDNFHDLLENQQYQGEVTIPSPKHKYTPCKDGKKELITLSSCQLADKGMRGVASTANSQDLKCPTPGCDGSGHITGNYASHRSLSGCPRAKKSGIKILHNKEDKDDQEPIRCPVPGCDGQGHVTGKYASHRSASGCPLAAKRQKDGFLNGSQFTWKAGKTDGMTCPTPGCDGSGHVSGSFLTHRSLSGCPRATSAMKKTRMTGVEMLSLKQKASKGIENDEEIKQLDEEIKDLNESNNQVESDMIKLRTQITTMETNLRSIEEENKVIEQQNDSLLHELANLSQSLINSLANIQLPHMEPMNEQNFDTYVSTLTDMYTHQDQYQSPENKALLENIKQAVQGIQV